One Alteromonas sp. KC3 DNA segment encodes these proteins:
- a CDS encoding FAD:protein FMN transferase translates to MVRFALRIFLAVVAIGILLLASCSDEQRPVVHLQGHTMGTTYNVKYLVDEKETDGVDANALQAEIDARLVDVNKMMSTYDPTSELSRFNQYRYTDNFAVSPDTLVVVNEALRLARLSGGVLDVTVGPLVNLWGFGPTKRPEKVPTQADIDEIADYVGYAKLSTTPTGLKKSHPMLYVDLSTIAKGFGVDEVAEILEQRGIEDYLVEIGGEMRVRGERGDGSEWLIAIEKPVTTERAVQKVVSIGTNAVATSGDYRNYYEEDGKRYSHLIDPTTGSPISHNLVSVTVVHPSSMTADGLATAFNVMGWEQAIAVAEQEQLAVFLIRRTSEGFDEYASPEFDKLVTVHN, encoded by the coding sequence GTGGTTCGATTTGCTTTGCGAATTTTTTTGGCAGTAGTCGCTATTGGTATCTTGTTGCTTGCCAGCTGCAGTGATGAGCAGCGCCCAGTGGTGCATCTGCAAGGGCATACAATGGGGACAACCTATAACGTTAAATACCTTGTTGATGAAAAAGAGACAGACGGCGTAGATGCCAATGCACTGCAAGCTGAAATAGATGCGCGCTTGGTGGACGTGAACAAAATGATGTCTACGTATGATCCAACGTCAGAGCTGTCTCGCTTTAATCAATATCGCTATACCGATAATTTTGCAGTATCGCCAGATACATTGGTGGTAGTGAACGAAGCGCTACGCCTTGCTCGTTTAAGTGGCGGCGTTCTTGATGTTACCGTTGGACCTTTAGTCAATTTGTGGGGTTTTGGCCCTACAAAGCGGCCTGAAAAGGTGCCTACACAAGCTGATATTGACGAGATAGCAGATTATGTGGGCTATGCGAAACTTTCTACCACGCCAACCGGTCTTAAGAAGTCACACCCTATGCTTTACGTCGACCTATCGACCATTGCTAAGGGCTTTGGTGTTGACGAAGTTGCTGAAATATTGGAACAACGTGGTATTGAAGACTACCTTGTTGAGATAGGCGGAGAAATGCGCGTACGCGGCGAGCGTGGTGATGGAAGTGAATGGCTTATAGCAATAGAAAAGCCGGTTACTACTGAACGTGCGGTGCAAAAAGTTGTGTCTATTGGGACTAATGCAGTAGCGACATCGGGCGATTATCGTAACTATTACGAAGAAGATGGAAAGCGCTATTCGCATTTGATCGATCCAACGACGGGTTCGCCTATTTCACACAACTTAGTGTCGGTGACTGTGGTTCATCCTTCGTCAATGACAGCAGATGGGCTTGCCACTGCATTTAACGTGATGGGATGGGAACAGGCTATTGCGGTAGCAGAGCAAGAACAACTTGCGGTATTTCTCATTCGTCGCACATCTGAAGGTTTTGACGAGTACGCATCGCCAGAATTTGATAAACTGGTGACAGTTCATAATTAG
- the nqrF gene encoding NADH:ubiquinone reductase (Na(+)-transporting) subunit F, with the protein MNNVEIFLGVGMFIAIVLALVFIIMFAKSKLVPTGDVTITINGDPDKAIKTAPGGKLLGALADAGFFVSSACGGGGSCGQCRVDVHSGGGEILPTELDHITKGEAREGCRLSCQVAVKQDMEIELEESVFGVKKWDCEVISNDNKATFIKELKLKIPNGESVPFRAGGYIQIEAPAHHVKYKEFDIPEEYRGDWERFGFFDIESKVDEETIRAYSMANYPEEEGIIMLNVRIATPPPNNLSLPAGKMSSYIWSLKEGDKATISGPFGEFFAKDTDAEMVFVGGGAGMAPMRSHIFDQLRRLKSDRKISFWYGARSLREMFYVEDFDELAAENDNFEWHVALSDPQPEDNWEGYTGFIHQVLLENYLKDHPAPEDCEFYMCGPPMMNAAVINMLKDLGVEDENIMLDDFGG; encoded by the coding sequence ATGAATAATGTAGAAATATTTCTTGGCGTCGGCATGTTCATTGCCATTGTATTGGCGCTAGTATTTATAATCATGTTTGCTAAGTCTAAGCTGGTACCAACTGGTGATGTAACTATCACTATTAATGGTGACCCAGACAAAGCAATTAAAACTGCACCGGGTGGCAAGCTACTAGGTGCACTAGCAGACGCAGGTTTCTTCGTATCATCAGCATGTGGTGGCGGTGGTTCATGTGGTCAGTGTCGTGTAGACGTACATTCTGGTGGTGGTGAGATTCTACCTACAGAGCTTGACCACATCACTAAAGGTGAAGCACGCGAAGGTTGTCGTCTTTCATGTCAGGTTGCCGTTAAGCAAGACATGGAAATCGAACTTGAAGAGTCTGTATTTGGTGTTAAGAAGTGGGATTGTGAAGTTATCTCTAACGATAACAAAGCAACGTTCATCAAAGAACTTAAGCTTAAAATTCCAAATGGCGAGAGCGTTCCATTCCGTGCGGGTGGTTACATTCAAATTGAAGCGCCTGCGCACCACGTTAAGTACAAAGAGTTCGATATTCCTGAAGAATATCGTGGCGACTGGGAGCGTTTCGGCTTCTTTGATATTGAGTCTAAAGTTGACGAAGAAACAATTCGTGCATACTCAATGGCGAACTACCCAGAAGAAGAAGGCATTATCATGCTGAACGTGCGTATCGCTACGCCGCCGCCTAATAACCTAAGCCTGCCTGCAGGTAAGATGTCATCGTACATCTGGAGCCTGAAAGAAGGTGATAAAGCGACTATCTCTGGTCCATTTGGTGAATTCTTCGCGAAAGACACTGATGCAGAAATGGTATTCGTTGGTGGTGGTGCAGGTATGGCGCCAATGCGTTCACATATTTTCGATCAACTTCGTCGTCTTAAGTCTGACCGTAAGATCAGCTTCTGGTACGGTGCTCGTTCACTTCGCGAAATGTTCTACGTAGAAGATTTCGATGAACTAGCAGCAGAGAATGATAACTTTGAATGGCATGTAGCACTTTCAGATCCTCAGCCAGAGGACAACTGGGAAGGCTATACAGGGTTTATTCACCAAGTTCTTCTAGAGAACTACTTGAAAGATCACCCTGCGCCAGAAGACTGTGAGTTCTACATGTGTGGACCACCTATGATGAACGCAGCCGTTATCAACATGCTTAAAGATTTAGGTGTTGAAGACGAAAACATCATGCTAGATGACTTTGGTGGTTAA
- the nqrE gene encoding NADH:ubiquinone reductase (Na(+)-transporting) subunit E, giving the protein MEHYLSLFVRSIFVENMALSLFLGMCTFLAVSKKVKTAMGLGVAVIVVLGISVPVNQVIYVNILAPGALAWAGFPEADLSFLNFLTFIGVIAALVQILEMSLDKFFPALYNALGIFLPLITVNCAIFGGVAFAVQREYNFTESIVYGVGSGMGWALAIVLLAAVREKLKYADMPDGVRGLGSVFMIAGLMALGFQSFTGIQL; this is encoded by the coding sequence ATGGAACATTATTTGTCGTTATTTGTTCGCTCAATCTTCGTTGAGAACATGGCGTTGTCACTATTCTTGGGTATGTGTACCTTCCTTGCGGTATCTAAGAAAGTTAAAACTGCTATGGGCCTTGGTGTTGCCGTTATCGTGGTACTAGGTATCTCTGTACCGGTTAACCAAGTTATTTATGTAAACATCCTTGCTCCAGGCGCGCTTGCGTGGGCAGGTTTCCCAGAAGCTGACTTAAGCTTCCTAAACTTCCTAACGTTTATCGGTGTTATTGCGGCATTGGTACAGATTCTAGAGATGAGCTTAGATAAGTTCTTCCCTGCGCTTTATAACGCACTAGGTATCTTCCTTCCGCTAATTACTGTTAACTGTGCGATCTTCGGTGGTGTAGCGTTTGCGGTTCAACGTGAATACAACTTTACTGAAAGCATCGTATACGGCGTAGGTAGTGGTATGGGCTGGGCACTAGCAATTGTATTGCTAGCGGCAGTACGTGAAAAACTGAAGTATGCCGATATGCCTGATGGTGTTCGTGGTCTGGGTTCTGTATTCATGATCGCGGGTCTAATGGCCCTTGGCTTCCAGTCTTTCACTGGTATTCAGCTGTAA
- a CDS encoding NADH:ubiquinone reductase (Na(+)-transporting) subunit D, whose protein sequence is MADTKEMKKALFGPILDNNPIALQVLGICSALAITTKLETALVMSLALTSVVAFSNLFISLIRNQIPSSVRIIIQMTIIASLVIVVDQILKAYSYEISKQLSVFVGLIITNCIVMGRAEAYAMKSPPLMSFLDGIGNGLGYSFILIVIGTIKELFGFGTILGFEILPLVQNGGWYQGNGLLILPFSSFFLIGGMIWFIRTIRPEQVEPKE, encoded by the coding sequence ATGGCAGATACTAAAGAAATGAAAAAGGCCCTCTTTGGGCCAATTCTGGACAACAACCCGATCGCCCTTCAGGTACTAGGGATTTGTTCAGCACTTGCTATTACAACCAAGTTGGAAACAGCTTTGGTAATGTCGCTTGCGCTTACGAGCGTTGTAGCGTTCTCAAACTTGTTTATTTCATTAATTCGTAACCAGATTCCATCTAGCGTTCGAATTATTATCCAGATGACCATCATTGCGTCGTTGGTAATCGTTGTTGACCAAATTCTGAAAGCCTATTCATATGAAATATCGAAGCAGCTGTCGGTATTCGTTGGTCTGATTATCACGAACTGTATCGTAATGGGTCGTGCAGAAGCCTATGCCATGAAGAGCCCACCTCTGATGAGCTTCCTTGATGGTATTGGTAACGGCTTGGGTTACTCTTTCATTCTAATTGTTATCGGTACAATTAAAGAGCTATTTGGTTTCGGTACTATCTTAGGTTTCGAAATTCTTCCACTGGTTCAAAACGGTGGTTGGTATCAGGGTAACGGTTTGTTAATCCTACCATTCAGCTCATTCTTCTTAATCGGCGGTATGATTTGGTTTATCCGTACTATCCGTCCAGAGCAAGTTGAGCCTAAGGAGTAA
- a CDS encoding Na(+)-translocating NADH-quinone reductase subunit C: MSAKKESLGKTVGIVVAVCLVCSIVVSGAAVGLRSLQQTNAALDKKSNILTAAGLYETGMSNSAIESTYSERVEQRYVDLDNGAFVEAPSQDYDMYKAAKVTETSTKVEGSNVGFQRRPNVASVYLVRDEAGDVSRIILPVHGSGLWDLMYGFLAVDADGQTVRELIYYQQKETPGLGGEVQNPAWQAKWDGKELYENGEVAIRVVKNANPSNPHTIDALSGATLTSNGVENTVRYWVGEQGFGQFLKNQAWRS; the protein is encoded by the coding sequence GTGTCGGCTAAGAAAGAATCTTTAGGCAAAACGGTAGGTATTGTTGTTGCCGTATGTTTAGTTTGTTCAATTGTTGTTTCTGGCGCGGCTGTTGGCCTTCGCTCTTTACAGCAAACAAACGCAGCTCTAGATAAGAAGAGCAACATCCTAACTGCTGCTGGCCTTTATGAAACGGGCATGAGCAATAGCGCAATTGAAAGCACGTACAGCGAGCGAGTAGAACAGCGTTACGTAGACCTAGACAACGGTGCGTTCGTAGAAGCGCCGAGTCAAGATTACGATATGTACAAAGCAGCAAAGGTAACTGAGACAAGCACTAAAGTAGAAGGCAGCAATGTCGGCTTCCAACGTCGCCCTAACGTGGCAAGTGTTTACTTAGTGCGCGACGAGGCAGGTGATGTATCTCGTATCATTCTTCCTGTACACGGCAGCGGCCTTTGGGATCTTATGTACGGTTTCTTAGCGGTAGATGCTGACGGACAAACAGTTCGCGAGCTTATTTACTACCAGCAAAAAGAAACGCCAGGACTAGGTGGTGAAGTGCAAAACCCTGCTTGGCAGGCAAAATGGGACGGCAAGGAACTGTACGAAAATGGCGAAGTAGCTATTCGTGTAGTTAAAAATGCTAACCCTAGCAATCCTCACACTATTGATGCGCTTTCAGGTGCAACCCTAACCAGCAACGGTGTTGAAAACACAGTACGTTACTGGGTAGGCGAGCAAGGCTTCGGCCAATTCCTGAAGAACCAAGCATGGCGTTCATAA
- a CDS encoding NADH:ubiquinone reductase (Na(+)-transporting) subunit B has translation MGLKAYLEKIEPNFEPGGKHEKWYALYEAAATIFYTPGKVNKANTHVRDSIDLKRIMIMVWMATFPAMFFGMYNIGFQAQEAIAAGAGTLPDTWQAGLFAALGGDLTNAGTLGLFFYGACFWLPIYAVTFAVGGFWEVLFASVRKHEVNEGFFVTSVLFALTLPATIPLWQVALGITFGVVIAKEVFGGTGRNFLNPALSGRAFLYFAYPAQISGDQVWVAADGYSGATSLSQAASGNLDYANMDQWMNSFIGTISGSAGEVSTLAIILGGLFIMYMRIASWRIVAGVAIGVAFFATLLNLIGSDTNPMFAMPAHWHFVVGGLAFGMFFMATDPVSASFTNQGKWAYGIFIGFMTVLIRVLNPAFPEGVMLAILFANLWAPLFDYFVAQSNIKRRVARVG, from the coding sequence ATGGGTTTAAAAGCGTATTTAGAAAAGATCGAACCAAACTTCGAGCCAGGTGGTAAACATGAAAAGTGGTATGCGCTTTACGAAGCTGCGGCGACCATTTTCTACACCCCAGGTAAAGTAAACAAAGCTAACACGCACGTGCGTGATAGCATCGACCTTAAGCGCATCATGATCATGGTATGGATGGCAACATTCCCAGCTATGTTCTTCGGTATGTACAACATCGGTTTCCAAGCGCAAGAAGCAATTGCAGCTGGTGCAGGTACACTACCTGACACGTGGCAAGCGGGCTTATTCGCTGCACTAGGTGGTGACTTGACGAATGCAGGCACATTGGGCTTGTTCTTCTACGGTGCGTGTTTCTGGCTTCCAATCTACGCAGTTACGTTTGCGGTAGGTGGTTTCTGGGAAGTACTTTTCGCTTCTGTGCGTAAGCACGAAGTTAACGAAGGTTTCTTCGTAACATCGGTACTGTTTGCACTAACGCTTCCGGCTACTATCCCACTGTGGCAAGTTGCACTAGGTATTACTTTTGGTGTTGTAATTGCAAAAGAAGTATTCGGTGGTACAGGTCGTAACTTCCTTAACCCAGCACTATCTGGTCGTGCATTCCTTTACTTTGCGTATCCAGCGCAAATTTCAGGTGACCAAGTATGGGTAGCAGCTGATGGTTATTCAGGTGCAACGTCTCTAAGCCAAGCGGCTTCTGGCAACCTTGACTACGCGAACATGGATCAGTGGATGAACAGCTTCATCGGTACTATCTCAGGTTCAGCGGGTGAGGTGTCTACTCTTGCTATTATTCTTGGTGGTTTGTTCATCATGTATATGCGTATAGCAAGCTGGCGCATTGTTGCTGGTGTGGCGATTGGTGTGGCGTTCTTCGCAACCTTGCTAAACCTAATCGGCAGTGATACTAACCCTATGTTTGCAATGCCTGCACATTGGCACTTTGTTGTTGGTGGTCTTGCTTTTGGTATGTTCTTTATGGCGACAGACCCAGTTTCTGCGTCGTTCACAAACCAAGGTAAGTGGGCTTATGGTATCTTCATTGGTTTCATGACGGTACTAATCCGCGTCCTAAACCCAGCCTTCCCTGAAGGTGTAATGCTAGCAATTCTATTTGCTAACTTGTGGGCGCCACTGTTCGACTATTTCGTCGCACAAAGCAATATCAAGCGGAGGGTAGCACGTGTCGGCTAA
- a CDS encoding Na(+)-translocating NADH-quinone reductase subunit A: MIKIKKGLDLPIEGAPKQEIADASAATRVAILGEEYVGMRPTMHVQVGDVVKKGQVLFEDKKNPGVKFTAPAAGEVVEVNRGAKRVLQSVVIKVNGNDAVSFDKIAADQIASASREQLQSILVESGMWTALRTRPFSKSPKLDSVPSSIFVTAMDTNPLAADPAVIIAERQDDFVNGLKALAQLSGGKTFVCKAPGASVATGDAAVDVEEFGGPHPAGLPGTHIHYLDSAGMNKTVWHINYQDVMAIGALLTTGELDSRRVISLAGPAAKNPRLVRTVIGADLTELTASEQEDGEVRVISGSVLNGTTAMGVHGFLGRFHTQVSLLKEGREKKFFGWIMPGSNQHSVTRAYLGHLSGSKKFDMTTTTNGSERSMVPIGNYERVMPLDIIPTLLLRDLISGDTDGAQTLGCLELDEEDLALCTYVCPGKYNYAPILRDCLTTIEKEG; the protein is encoded by the coding sequence ATGATAAAAATCAAGAAAGGTCTCGACCTCCCAATTGAGGGAGCGCCGAAGCAGGAGATTGCTGATGCATCTGCTGCAACGCGCGTTGCCATTCTGGGAGAAGAATATGTGGGTATGCGCCCTACCATGCACGTCCAAGTTGGCGATGTAGTGAAGAAAGGTCAGGTACTTTTTGAAGACAAAAAGAACCCTGGCGTTAAATTCACTGCTCCAGCAGCGGGTGAAGTGGTAGAGGTTAACCGTGGTGCAAAACGTGTTCTTCAGTCTGTAGTTATCAAGGTAAACGGCAACGATGCTGTTAGCTTTGATAAAATTGCAGCTGACCAGATCGCGAGTGCTTCACGCGAGCAACTTCAATCAATCCTTGTAGAGTCTGGCATGTGGACAGCGTTGCGTACGCGTCCATTTAGCAAATCTCCTAAGCTTGACTCTGTACCAAGTTCAATTTTCGTAACAGCAATGGATACAAATCCACTTGCAGCTGATCCAGCTGTAATTATTGCTGAGCGTCAAGACGATTTTGTAAATGGTCTTAAAGCGCTAGCGCAATTGAGCGGTGGTAAAACTTTTGTTTGTAAAGCGCCTGGTGCTTCTGTAGCAACCGGTGATGCAGCAGTTGATGTTGAAGAGTTTGGCGGTCCTCACCCTGCGGGCCTACCAGGAACTCACATTCACTACCTTGATTCTGCTGGCATGAACAAAACAGTGTGGCACATCAACTACCAAGACGTTATGGCGATTGGTGCGTTGCTGACTACAGGTGAACTTGATAGCCGTCGTGTTATTTCTTTAGCGGGTCCTGCTGCTAAAAACCCTCGCTTAGTTCGTACAGTGATTGGTGCAGACCTAACTGAACTTACTGCTAGCGAGCAAGAAGACGGTGAAGTTCGTGTTATCTCAGGTTCTGTACTTAACGGTACAACTGCGATGGGCGTACACGGTTTCCTAGGTCGCTTCCACACACAAGTTTCACTATTAAAAGAAGGTCGCGAGAAGAAGTTCTTCGGTTGGATCATGCCTGGTTCAAACCAACACTCAGTGACTCGTGCTTACTTAGGTCACCTAAGTGGCAGCAAGAAATTTGATATGACAACAACTACCAATGGTTCTGAACGTTCAATGGTTCCAATTGGTAATTACGAACGCGTTATGCCCCTAGATATCATTCCTACGCTACTGCTTAGGGACCTGATTTCTGGTGATACTGACGGTGCTCAGACGCTGGGTTGCTTAGAGTTAGACGAAGAAGATTTGGCATTGTGTACTTATGTATGCCCTGGCAAATACAATTACGCGCCTATCTTACGCGACTGTTTGACCACGATAGAGAAAGAGGGTTAA
- the fabV gene encoding enoyl-ACP reductase FabV — MVIKPKVRGFICTNAHPVGCAASVEEQIAYVEAKGDLGEGPKNVLVIGSSTGYGLASRITSAFGYGAKTLGVCFEKAPTERKTGTAGWYNTAAFHAQAKAKGVYAETINGDAFSDEIKHEAIEKIKAEMGKVDLVIYSLASPRRTDPETGVTYKSTLKPVGQAYTTKTYDTDKDKVHEVSLEPANDDEILNTIKVMGGEDWERWMDFLREADVLAEGCKTTAYTYIGKELTWPIYGQATIGKAKEDLDRAAAAIIGKNSDLLVQANVSSLKALVTQASSAIPVMPLYISLIYKVMKEEGTHEGCIEQIFGLFTECLFGETPTLDEANRYRMDGKETNDATQAKIKAIWDDVTQENFHDVSDYKGYHHEFLKLFGFDIESVDYEQDVDPMVNW, encoded by the coding sequence ATGGTTATCAAGCCTAAAGTAAGAGGCTTCATTTGTACAAACGCACATCCTGTTGGCTGTGCTGCGTCGGTAGAAGAACAAATTGCTTATGTAGAAGCAAAAGGCGACTTAGGCGAAGGCCCTAAAAACGTTTTGGTGATCGGAAGCTCTACTGGCTACGGTTTGGCGTCGCGCATTACATCAGCATTTGGCTATGGTGCTAAAACGCTTGGTGTGTGTTTTGAAAAGGCACCTACAGAACGTAAAACGGGTACGGCAGGCTGGTACAATACGGCGGCTTTTCACGCGCAGGCAAAAGCGAAAGGCGTATACGCTGAAACCATCAATGGCGATGCGTTTTCTGATGAGATAAAACACGAAGCGATTGAGAAAATCAAAGCGGAAATGGGCAAAGTTGACTTGGTTATTTATAGCCTTGCGTCACCGCGTCGAACCGATCCTGAAACAGGCGTGACATATAAGTCTACGTTAAAGCCTGTAGGGCAAGCATATACAACAAAGACCTATGACACAGACAAAGACAAAGTTCACGAAGTGTCACTAGAGCCCGCAAATGACGATGAAATTCTTAATACCATCAAAGTGATGGGGGGCGAAGACTGGGAGCGTTGGATGGACTTCTTACGCGAAGCGGATGTGTTGGCTGAAGGCTGTAAAACAACCGCTTACACCTACATAGGCAAAGAGCTTACATGGCCTATTTACGGTCAAGCTACTATCGGAAAAGCAAAAGAAGATCTCGATCGTGCTGCTGCCGCTATCATTGGCAAAAACAGTGATTTGCTGGTACAGGCGAACGTTAGTTCATTAAAAGCTTTGGTGACTCAAGCAAGCTCTGCTATTCCTGTAATGCCACTCTATATTTCGTTGATTTACAAAGTAATGAAAGAAGAAGGGACGCACGAAGGGTGTATTGAGCAAATATTCGGTTTGTTTACCGAATGCCTATTTGGTGAAACGCCAACCCTTGATGAAGCTAATCGTTACCGAATGGATGGCAAAGAAACTAACGATGCTACACAAGCTAAAATAAAAGCCATTTGGGATGATGTTACCCAAGAAAACTTTCATGATGTGAGTGACTATAAGGGCTATCACCATGAGTTTTTAAAACTGTTTGGATTTGACATTGAAAGCGTAGATTACGAGCAAGATGTTGACCCAATGGTTAATTGGTAA
- a CDS encoding FKBP-type peptidyl-prolyl cis-trans isomerase, producing MTDTFNTVETQASYGIGFQMGQQLQSNPFDGLAIDAVVAGLKDAFAGQAPQVDNDTLRDAFGEIHKRMQAAKEEASKAVIEEGTKYLEENAKRDEVTVTESGLQYEVIAEGDGDTPVAASTVRVHYHGTLINGTTFDSSYERGQPAEFPVGGVIKGWTEALQLMKVGAKYRLYIPHDLAYGEQGAGAAIAPYSTLVFDVELLDILG from the coding sequence GTGACTGATACATTCAATACAGTAGAAACCCAAGCAAGTTACGGCATTGGTTTTCAAATGGGTCAACAATTGCAATCTAATCCTTTCGATGGTCTAGCAATTGATGCTGTGGTAGCGGGCCTAAAAGATGCATTCGCAGGTCAAGCACCTCAAGTTGACAACGACACGCTACGTGACGCGTTTGGTGAAATTCACAAGCGTATGCAAGCGGCTAAAGAAGAAGCTAGCAAAGCGGTTATTGAAGAAGGCACGAAGTACCTTGAAGAAAATGCGAAACGTGATGAAGTAACTGTTACTGAATCTGGCCTTCAATACGAAGTTATTGCTGAAGGTGACGGTGACACTCCTGTTGCAGCAAGCACTGTTCGCGTTCACTATCACGGCACTCTTATCAACGGTACTACTTTTGACAGTTCATATGAGCGCGGTCAGCCGGCTGAATTCCCAGTGGGTGGCGTAATCAAAGGTTGGACTGAGGCACTTCAGCTTATGAAGGTGGGTGCTAAGTATCGTCTATATATCCCACATGATCTTGCCTACGGTGAGCAAGGTGCAGGTGCCGCTATCGCACCTTACAGCACACTTGTATTTGATGTTGAGCTACTTGACATCCTAGGCTAG